The following are from one region of the Corylus avellana chromosome ca1, CavTom2PMs-1.0 genome:
- the LOC132167216 gene encoding putative B3 domain-containing protein At4g03170 yields MKEVAIAAFTLLSMKNSRTPARAEPEPRDLPPVPMLHGIIGQCSQPYVKALTSTDTKVDQGRIFIAKQFVKDSLLPLLNKDEKLDLIGIPVSVYDLKGVRCEMKFKCWSSKYYVLTGGWGAFCRKHHVKPKDDVKLWVFRHNENDKLCLVILFEKMKK; encoded by the coding sequence ATGAAGGAGGTGGCGATTGCGGCTTTTACTCTTCTCTCTATGAAGAACTCGCGGACGCCAGCAAGAGCAGAGCCGGAACCTCGGGATCTTCCACCAGTCCCGATGCTCCACGGAATCATCGGGCAATGCTCTCAGCCCTATGTGAAGGCGTTGACGTCAACTGATACGAAAGTTGACCAGGGCAGGATTTTCATCGCGAAACAATTTGTGAAGGACTCTCTCTTACCGTTGCTGAACAAAGACGAAAAACTTGACCTTATTGGAATTCCGGTCTCCGTTTACGATCTCAAGGGTGTGAGATGCGAAATGAAGTTCAAGTGCTGGTCGTCAAAGTACTACGTTCTTACAGGAGGCTGGGGAGCGTTCTGCCGTAAACATCATGTGAAGCCGAAAGATGACGTCAAGCTGTGGGTGTTCCGCcataatgaaaatgataagcTTTGCTTGGTCATCCTTtttgagaagatgaaaaagtAG
- the LOC132167235 gene encoding putative B3 domain-containing protein At4g03160 produces MEEERAAWILASMKNPNCLRELRKTENLPARAEDLQLIPGLRGVIGQCSQRYEKELTATDTKPEQSRIFIGKEFVKTSLLPLLNKDEHLEDIGIPVTVYDLKGVGYKMKFKLWSSKYYVLTEGWGAFCRDHPVKPKDVVKLWMFRHREKGEICFVIFFEKMKK; encoded by the coding sequence ATGGAGGAGGAGAGAGCGGCTTGGATCCTTGCTTCTATGAAGAATCCGAATTGTCTTCGTGAATTGAGGAAAACAGAGAACCTACCAGCAAGAGCAGAGGATCTCCAATTAATTCCGGGGCTCCGCGGAGTCATCGGACAGTGCTCTCAACGCTATGAGAAGGAGTTGACAGCCACTGATACGAAACCCGAACAGAGCAGGATTTTCATTGGGAAAGAATTTGTCAAGACCTCTCTCTTGCCGTTGCTGAATAAAGACGAACACCTTGAAGACATTGGAATTCCGGTCACCGTTTACGATCTGAAGGGTGTGGGATACAAAATGAAGTTCAAGTTGTGGTCGTCAAAGTACTATGTTCTTACAGAAGGCTGGGGGGCGTTCTGCCGTGATCATCCTGTGAAGCCGAAAGATGTCGTCAAGCTGTGGATGTTCCGCCATCGTGAAAAGGGTGAGATTTGCTTTGTCATCTTTtttgagaagatgaaaaagtAA